DNA sequence from the Corynebacterium freneyi genome:
GGGAGGGGCGGCGGTGGGTGCCGCCTTCTGTCCGCGACCCTACGTATTGTTCCCACTGGGAAACAACCTGCGTTGGCGCGGCCGGCACGGTCCCGGCAACGCGAAAACCGGCCGACGGGAATCCGTCGACCGGTCGTGCGCGGAGTGCGCGTGGTGCGCGAGGTGCGTGCGGACCTAGATGAAGAACATCAGCACGGCGGTGATCAGCCACAGGGCGCTGAAGATGCCGGAGAACATGGCCAGCTGGCCCTTGGCCTTGTCCCAGTCCAGCGCGGCGGCCTTCTCGGCGCGCTCGCGGAAGTCCGGGTCATCGGGCAGCTCGTCATCGCCGGCGACGCCGAGGCCGGCCAGCATGACCGACTGCTTCGGGGTGATGACGAAGTACAGCAGCGCCCACGCGATGATCGTGAGGGTGATCGAGGCGTGCAGGGCGCCCTGCTTGATGTAGTTCTCGATGTCGGTGAACATGACGCCGAAGCCCAGCAGCGGCACGGCCAGCGAGAACAGGCCGTAGGTGCGGGTGACGGCGTGCATGGTGCGGGCGGCGCCGACGGTGCCGGCTTCACCGCCGCAGGCGGCGAGGGCGAGGCGGGGGAACATCGAGACGGCGACGGTGACCGGGCCGATCAGCAGGATCGCCGCGACGACGTGGGCGATGAGGACGACGTTGTTCACGTAGTGCCTTTCAGGTGGCGGATGTGGGCTGGTTCATGGGGAAACCGCCGGGTCGGGCGGGTTTCCCATCGGGGCGTCATGTTAGCCGACGGGGTCGGACGGCTCAGCGGACGGTGATGCCGCAGGCGTCGGCCATAGCCTCCCAGTCGGCGATCGACACCGCCAGCCGCCAAGCGACGGCGACGCGGAGGTAGCGGGCCGAATAGTCGCAGCGCAGGTCGCGGTTGGGCGGCAGCCACTCCGCCGGCGTGAGGTCCGACTTCGCCCGGTTGACGCCGGAGGCGACGGGCACGAGGTTGCGCTCCGCGTCGTTGGCGAAGGCGCGGCGGGTGCGGGCGTCCCACCGGTGCGCCCCGAAATCCCACGCGGCGGCGAGGGGATAGACGTGGTCGATGTCCGCGCCCTCTGCCGTGAGGTCGTCGCCGGTGTAGGGGTCGGCGATGATCGTGGCGCGGTTGCCGTCGCCGGTGCCGAACCACTCCGCGAGAACCGCGTCGCGGGTGTCGCCGGTGCCGGTGCCTGTGCCAGTGCCTGCGTCCGGGCCTGCGCCGGCCGGCGCCCAACCGCCGAAAAGCGACCGGTCGTAGCCGAGGACCGTCACCCGCTCGGCGACGACGCGGACGGTGGCGAGCAGTTCGGCCACTTCGGTACGCCGCCCGTCCCGACCACCCGCGCCATCGTCCGCGACGCCGCAGGCCACGGTGCACCCCAGGGGCAGGGCGATGAAAACCGCGACGAGGCGTCGTAAAGCAAAGAAGGGGAGGGGACTGCCGCACGCCGTCGGGGCGCGGGAAACGACACGGTTGCGGAAGGGCGCGAAAACGCGAAAAAGGCGGGTCACGTCTCATTCGACGCGACCCGCCCTCAAACGGTTCCGTTCAATTTCCCTCCCCACCCGGATGGGGTGGGACGGGGCGGCAACCGGCGGAAACCGGGTTTAGACCGTGGTGCCGGCCGGGGCAGCGGGCTTGGCGGCCTCGGCGGCGGCACGGTCGAACTCCTCGACGATGTGCGGAGCCGGAGCCTTCGTCAGCAGGGACACCGCGACCATCGCGATGGCGGAGGCCAACACGCCCGGCACGATCTCGTACAGGGTGTCCGTCAGCGGGCTCATGCCCCACGCGAACGACGTGATGGCACCGACGATGATGCCCGCCGCGGCACCCGGCACGTTCAGGCGACGCCAGTACAGCGACGCCACGATGACCGGGCCGAACGCCGAACCGAAACCGGCCCACGCGAAACCGACCAGCGACAGGATCGACGAATTCGGGTTCGCCGCGATGATGCCGGCGACGACCGCGACGCCGGCCACCGCGATGCGCGACGCCATCATCGACGTCGAGGACCGCAGATTCTTGTTCACGACGCCGCGGTACAGGTCCTCGATCAGCGCCGAGGACGACACCAGCAGCTGCGACGAAATGGTGGACATGATCGCCGCCAGCACCGCGGTGAGGATCAAACCGGCGATCAGCGGGTGGAAGATGACGCGGGTCAGGTCCAGGAAGATCGTCTCGTACGACTCCGTGTCCGTGATCGACGCGTCGGGGTTGCGCGCGAAGAACACGGTGGAGACGATCGCGACCAGCGTCGTGCCGAGCATGCACAGCACCTGCCAGGTCACGCCGTAGCGACGACCGGCGACGGCGTCGGCCGGGGAACGCAGCGCCATGAAACGCACGATGATGTGCGGCTGGCCGAAGTAGCCCAGACCCCAGGCGAACAGGCCGATCGCGGTGATCAGCGGCACGCCGGTGAACGGGTTGAAGAAGTCCTCGACCGGGGTGCCGTCGCTGCCCGGGTAGGGGTTCTCGGCGGCGAAGGAGAACAGGTCCGAGACCGGCTCGCCCTCGCCGGTGAGCACGAACATGGCGACGATGGGCACGGCGATCAGCGACAGGAACATGATGACGCCCTGCACGGCGTCGGTGTACGACACCGCCAGGAAACCGCCGAACAGGGTGTAGAGCACGGTCACGCCGGAGACCAGCAGCAGGCCGACCATGTAGTCGCCGCCGAAGGTGGACTCCCAGTAGCGGCCGCCGGCGACCATGCCGGAGGACACGTAGAAGGTGAAGAAGATCAGGATGATGATGCCGGAGGCGACGCGCAGGATGCTCGTCGAGTCCTCGAGGCGGTTTTCCAGGAACGACGGGATGGTGATGGAGTTCTTGGCCACCTTGGAGTAGCTGCGCAGGCGCGGGGCGGTGAGCTTCCAGTTGGCCCACGCGCCGACGCACAGGCCGATGGCGATCCACGTCTGGTTGAGGCCGGACAGGTAGATCGCGCCGGGCAGGCCCATCAGCAGCCAGCCGGACATGTCGGACGCGCCGGCGGACAGTG
Encoded proteins:
- a CDS encoding DUF2269 domain-containing protein, yielding MNNVVLIAHVVAAILLIGPVTVAVSMFPRLALAACGGEAGTVGAARTMHAVTRTYGLFSLAVPLLGFGVMFTDIENYIKQGALHASITLTIIAWALLYFVITPKQSVMLAGLGVAGDDELPDDPDFRERAEKAAALDWDKAKGQLAMFSGIFSALWLITAVLMFFI
- a CDS encoding HNH endonuclease family protein, whose product is MTRLFRVFAPFRNRVVSRAPTACGSPLPFFALRRLVAVFIALPLGCTVACGVADDGAGGRDGRRTEVAELLATVRVVAERVTVLGYDRSLFGGWAPAGAGPDAGTGTGTGTGDTRDAVLAEWFGTGDGNRATIIADPYTGDDLTAEGADIDHVYPLAAAWDFGAHRWDARTRRAFANDAERNLVPVASGVNRAKSDLTPAEWLPPNRDLRCDYSARYLRVAVAWRLAVSIADWEAMADACGITVR
- the putP gene encoding sodium/proline symporter PutP, coding for METTTWYLIAIVIYLALMLYIGFTAYRKTTEYDDYMLAGRGLHPFVAALSAGASDMSGWLLMGLPGAIYLSGLNQTWIAIGLCVGAWANWKLTAPRLRSYSKVAKNSITIPSFLENRLEDSTSILRVASGIIILIFFTFYVSSGMVAGGRYWESTFGGDYMVGLLLVSGVTVLYTLFGGFLAVSYTDAVQGVIMFLSLIAVPIVAMFVLTGEGEPVSDLFSFAAENPYPGSDGTPVEDFFNPFTGVPLITAIGLFAWGLGYFGQPHIIVRFMALRSPADAVAGRRYGVTWQVLCMLGTTLVAIVSTVFFARNPDASITDTESYETIFLDLTRVIFHPLIAGLILTAVLAAIMSTISSQLLVSSSALIEDLYRGVVNKNLRSSTSMMASRIAVAGVAVVAGIIAANPNSSILSLVGFAWAGFGSAFGPVIVASLYWRRLNVPGAAAGIIVGAITSFAWGMSPLTDTLYEIVPGVLASAIAMVAVSLLTKAPAPHIVEEFDRAAAEAAKPAAPAGTTV